The genomic segment AACCGCAACAATCGCCAAGATTATCCCGGGAATTCCTTTAACCAGCGAATACCAGTTCAACCACGGTTGCATTCTATTTGTCCAATCCAGCAATAGCAGAAATAGGGTTAAAACGAGTTTATCCGCAATACTCCCTAATATAACACTCCAATATCCTTTCATTTTATAGTGATTATAGCATAAGGAAATTGTATATGCATAAACGATTAGTTCTCCAGTTACCACCCAGAAGATTGGCGGTTCCATTGGCGGCATACCCATAACCAGATAAGAAAATAGCGGAATGATGAACGCTGCTAGGATTGCATACAATGGAGGAACTAAACAGCTGGTAATACCAGCGGGAATCCATAACGGTGTAAATATCCCGCCGATTCCCAAAAGATGGAACGGAAAGCTAAAAAATCCGCCGAAACCGGCGATTGCTCCCGCAATCAATAATCTCTTGCTTAATGGCATCGAGATGACATCAACACTAGCATAACTCATATATAGCAACTTTCTTTTTTAAAATAGTTAAAACCAGAAAATCTGAGGGAAGAGAAATCGGAGACGATATTTCTCTTCCCTCTTTTTCAAAAGTAAACTTAGTAAGCAGTTATTAGGTATTTACCTGATATTATCCGGTTACATTCCGGGTTCTTGTCCCGGACAGGGGACACTTTCTGACCGGAGTTGACATCGAACCACATCACCGTTAGATACCGTTCCATTCGTCGGGTCATAAACCATATTATACTTAATATCTTTGCCGCGGTCACCATCCGGACCCGCGCCGACCATCCGCCATTCACCCCACCGTGGATGAATCAGTTGTCCTGCCCAGGCTGGTGGACTACTCCCGAAATTTGCAATATGTTGGACTAAATTAATATATTCATACTGTTTGATTTCTGGATGTCCGCTGGGTATTAAATTCGCAAACGGGTCTTCCGGGATTCGGGTAATATATGCAATTGGAGTAGTTATCGCCTTACTGATAAACTGCATTTTATCGTTGATGTTATTTTGGATTGCCGGAAACTGATAACTATCATCAGCAGCAATTCTACCATAAATCGGATACCAGGTTTCATCAACATGATATGCTTCAATGCCAGTAGCTAACGTTGCCATATCACTTTTGACTCTGGATACTTTCGACCGAGTTTGTGCAGCGAGAAAATTTGGAATCGCGATTGCAGCAAGAATCGCAATAATCGCAACCACGATTAATAGCTCAATTAAGGTGAATCCCTTGTTCATAATTGATATCTCCCTAACCTATAATATATGTTACCGAGTATTCTGCCAATAGATAGATATTCATCTCTTCAAGCGAAAGCCGTATATGCATCTACCATTTCTATTATTTTACGATACTTCCGAATAAACATACGAAATAATAAATCGTGCTACGAGGGAACAAAAAAATTATAGGTCAGTTCCCATCGCAGTAACCGTGAGTTTTCCGTGCTTAACCCCTTTCATACTAATCAGTTGGTCGGCAAACTGTTTCATTTTATTTCCCGGTCCTTTCAACGCGATAACCTCCATACAGTTACATGCTGGTAGATGCACATGCATTGACGAGATGATTAAATCTTCAAACTCATGCTGGAAATGGGTTAATTTATGCGCAATATCGCTAACCTCATGGTCATAGACGATGGTGACCGTCCCCACAACCGGAATATTGCTTAAAAACTCCTTTTGAACTAAAGAATCACGGATAAGGTCGCGAATTGCTTCTGACCGGTTAGTGTATCCTTTTTCAGCGATAAGTTTATCGAATTTCTCTAATAACTGGTTTTCAATAGAAATGCCGAATCGAATAACTGCACTCATACTATTTTTTCAATCGTAACACTTTAAATAAAATAGTAACACATAACACACATGATGTCAAGAAGATTTTAGGTATTGCAAAATGAGCTCCATCATTTTATATGGTTGATTGAAAATAGTAAACTCTTGATTCGGATATAAACAACAGACTGGTTCAACCAGCGAATCGCGAACGACTAAGATTAATTGATACGAAAGTTTCTTATGCCCAAGCAAGATTTTATCTAATATCCGGCGGAATCCTTGTTCTTGGAGTTCAAGAGGACCGACTTCATCAATAAACATAATCTCTACCTTATTTCGCTGTGCTCGTTCAATTTGCTGAATACAAAATTGTATCCCATCATGAAAAATAAACCATTCTCCAATGGAGATACCTGATTGTGCAGGAAGTGGTACTAACGTTTGAAGTCGAGCGAATGGGTGTGATTGCCGGGTCAGCAGACAATACGTGTCCGTTCCGATCTTTTGTCCTCGTTTGATAACCGGTAGATTGATAACTCCGCCGATATGTATATGTTGTTCTGATAAGTGCTGAGCAATTTGATAGAGAGCGGTTGATTTCCCACTATTGATCGGTCCAGAAATGATTATCGGCATAAGAACACAGCTGGTAGCTAGAATATTGGGACAAACCAAATCTGATTAATATCGAGTTAACCGCATTGTGAGTAGGAGCAGTAGTGATAATATCACGGTGCTATTCGCTGGAATCCAGATAAATCGAGAAACCGGTTTAGTTTGCCATTCTGCTAATTTTTCACCGAGAGCAAATCCAATCGGGCAAGTGATACAAGAGAGTCCGATCGCAACCGGTGCAAAATAAAGCGATAATGGATATTGTGTTCCCGGATATATGCAAGCAGGTATTCCCGTAACAAATTTAACCAACGGAAATAGGTTGACGGCAACCAATGCGGTAAGTCCGCCGAGTATCGCTTGTCCATATCGTTTCGATTTCAAAGATTCATCTAATATTGCGAAGATCAATAAGAATGCAAGTGATTCAGTAAGAAAACCGAATATCGGATTTGCGACTGCGCCATGCATGAACGGCAGATGTAAAAGATATGCATCCAACAGCTTGAATCCTGTTGTGGTCAGAAAAATCAAGCCGATACTCCATACATTCCGGCTATACGCAAACGAAATCGCAAAAAAGATTATCGCTATTCCGGTCATAACTGAACCAGTAATCATATATGCGCAACTACCACGAAGCGCCATACCCATTGCAGCTTCAAGCAAACCCCAGATTGACCCTAGCGCAAGAATAATTGGTAATTGCAATTTGATTGATTGTTTCTCCATAGATGTTCTGTTGCCTCCAAAAAGTATTTTGTTTGAACGAAAATATTATAACATAAGGATTGAACAAGGAGAAAACTTTAAAACGATTTTTTCATAGGAGTAAGAAGATACATCGTTTTTCAGTTAACTTGACCCCTGTTATTAATTTAGCATAAGATATATTGGTAAATTTTGAACGTTACCTTGAGAGAATACACTGCTCGATAAAAAAATCGGGGCGTAGCGCAGACCGGTTTAGCGCGCCTGCCTTGGGAGCAGGAGGTCACCAGTTCAAATCTGGTCGCCCCGACCAGTATCGACCTATGTCAACTGAAGAATATATACACTGGTTACAAATCGGATATCGCATTCTTCTATTTGGTGGAGCTGGATTTATCTCATTGCTAGTTATCTATACAATTCTACGAACGTTAAAAGAAGATTATCGGACACGCGGTTTCCTCGGTTTACTTATCGGTTTAATTAAACTCGCTATTTTCGTCGGGATAATCGGTATCATTGTCTTTCTAGCAATTGCAAACGATTGGTTAGGTGCAATAGATCGATTTATCGCCGGATTATAACCGCCTCGCAATCACATAAATCCAGTCTAACGAATTTATGCGATTTAACCATTTCGGTATCTACATCTGTTGTATCTCAATACTTCTCCTATCTGATGTTGCAGAACCACATCAAACGTGCTCCGCTCTTGCTTCAGAATCGGTTGGATCTTCCTATGAAATAAGTGAAATAGCGGATATTAAGCAAGAGGCTTTAATTCAACCTTGGAGCGGGTCTGCCCCTGCTGGACCGCCGTTACATTCACCAGATACCGTCTGGATAGAAAACACACTTGCGGGAATGACGTTAGACGAAAAAATCGGGCAGATGATTATCGTTTGGTATAGTTCAATAGCAAACGGGTATACGCAGATATCCGTGTTTCATGTTGGTGGATTTATTTTCAGCCAGTGGTCAGCGCAACAGGTATATAACGCAGTTTATGCGTTACAAACTATTTCGCGTATACCCTTATGGTTTGTCGCAGACTTTGAAGCGGGTACTGGAGCGCGAATTAAAGATGGAACAACATTTCCGCTGAATATGGCGCACGGTGCAGCTGATGATACTGCGCTAGCTGAACGATGCGGGCGAATAACCGCTCGGGAAGCGCGGGCGATGGGAATCCAAGTCGGGTTTGGCCCGGTTGTCGATGTCAATACTGAACCGTTTAATCCGATCATATCTACGCGGGCATATAGTGATGACCCAGACCGAGTAACTCGGTTAGCGAAAGCTTTTGTCGCTGGCGCGCGTGCTGAAGGTATGCTATGTACACTGAAACATTATCCTGGTCATGGTGGAACTACTGGTGATTCGCATAGTGAATTACCGGTGGTAAATCTATCATATGATGAGATGGTTAACATCCATATCAAACCGTATGCAAACCTTTTACAGGATACAACTGTCCCCATCGATTTTATTATGACCGCTCATGTCTGGTATCCGGCATTCGACCCTGGTTCAACCGCTTGGCCGGCAACGCTATCAACCACTGCTTTGTATAATATTCTTCGTAACCAGCTTGGATATAAAGGGATAATTATAACCGATGCGTTTACTATGTCCGGACTTCAAAATGCTGCTCCTACTCCACAAGCAACTGTATATGCTATCAAAGCGGGAGTAGATATTATCCTAATGCCACCAAATCCTATGGATGTTTTCACCGGAATTTACAGCGCAATATCAACCGGTGAAATTACCGAAGCGCGAATTAACGAATCTGTCCGCCGCATCTTAACTGCAAAAAGTATGGTTGGATTGCCACAAGAAGCGTATCCGCACCAGTGGATACTAGATTCAACGCTACGGCATGCAGACCATTTAGCTACTGCACGTGAAGTAGCAGAAAAATCACTAACGTTCGTCGGCGATAGGAAGAATTCGATACCAGTTACTACTACAGACCGAGTTATGTGTATCATTCTATCCCCTACCCGAACCATCTTTTATAACAAACCAAACACCTATTTTCTTACTCCCTTACGGAATTATTTACCCACGGTTAGCGTTCGAACTGCAAGCACAACAATTTCGGCTACTGAACGAAATCAAATTGTTGCTGATGCGAGAACCAACTTCGACAAGGTTATTCTCGCTAGTTATGATTGGTGTAGTGTGTATTCATCAAATCAACAAATGCTGGTTCGTGAGTTATGTAATCTGACAATCCCAGTTATTTATATTTCTTTTGGGAGTCCCTATCATTTACTACAATTTCAAGCGGTGGACGCGTTTCTCTGTGGATATTGTAGCCAGGAAGATGAACAAGAATGTGCAGCACGAGTGATGTGTGGTCAGGTTACGTCGTCCGCACAACTGCCGGTTAGTTTATATTGGACTTCTATTCCACCTCAATACTGGGATTTACTTCACGAAACTAAAGAACGGAAGAACGACAAAATGGAGAAACGCTAGTTAAATGAGAACTTGCTAAAATAATTATAATGGCAGTTTAACTTCTTTACCGGTTTTCGCAGATTGATAGGTAGCCAGGATAATTTCAACTGACTTCCTACCTTCAACTCCAGAGCAATAAAGTGGTTTATTATATCGAATCGCATCGAGCATATTCTGGATGATCCGTTCATGCCCGAGCGTAGCAATCGCTGATGGGTCAGCTATGCCGCCAATACGCATATCTTGCGACGTTTGGGTTATTTCGTTTGGGTTACCATTTTCACCTTGTACGACCCACCGTTTGATACAATGCTCTTCAATAATAATCGTTCCCAGTGCACCATGCAATGCCAATTGCGGTATTTGCGCTGGATACGTTGAAGTAGT from the bacterium genome contains:
- the nikR gene encoding nickel-responsive transcriptional regulator NikR, which encodes MSAVIRFGISIENQLLEKFDKLIAEKGYTNRSEAIRDLIRDSLVQKEFLSNIPVVGTVTIVYDHEVSDIAHKLTHFQHEFEDLIISSMHVHLPACNCMEVIALKGPGNKMKQFADQLISMKGVKHGKLTVTAMGTDL
- a CDS encoding glycoside hydrolase family 3 protein, which encodes MRFNHFGIYICCISILLLSDVAEPHQTCSALASESVGSSYEISEIADIKQEALIQPWSGSAPAGPPLHSPDTVWIENTLAGMTLDEKIGQMIIVWYSSIANGYTQISVFHVGGFIFSQWSAQQVYNAVYALQTISRIPLWFVADFEAGTGARIKDGTTFPLNMAHGAADDTALAERCGRITAREARAMGIQVGFGPVVDVNTEPFNPIISTRAYSDDPDRVTRLAKAFVAGARAEGMLCTLKHYPGHGGTTGDSHSELPVVNLSYDEMVNIHIKPYANLLQDTTVPIDFIMTAHVWYPAFDPGSTAWPATLSTTALYNILRNQLGYKGIIITDAFTMSGLQNAAPTPQATVYAIKAGVDIILMPPNPMDVFTGIYSAISTGEITEARINESVRRILTAKSMVGLPQEAYPHQWILDSTLRHADHLATAREVAEKSLTFVGDRKNSIPVTTTDRVMCIILSPTRTIFYNKPNTYFLTPLRNYLPTVSVRTASTTISATERNQIVADARTNFDKVILASYDWCSVYSSNQQMLVRELCNLTIPVIYISFGSPYHLLQFQAVDAFLCGYCSQEDEQECAARVMCGQVTSSAQLPVSLYWTSIPPQYWDLLHETKERKNDKMEKR